A region of Stigmatopora nigra isolate UIUO_SnigA chromosome 6, RoL_Snig_1.1, whole genome shotgun sequence DNA encodes the following proteins:
- the soul4 gene encoding heme-binding protein soul4 produces MALISLDDLEGLDEDEDVDAEEAQPMEEEEEAEDGLLAHWRAVGRTHQVSVPAEMRGPIHEMAHNNQQREPVPFVPLSRQEKMGELMWEERSYPAGKWACVSYAEEFYEQSISQSFMKLMRFICKENSHGHHLGMTVPVVSTVTVSSDGRRLDKSVMTAFYLPAGHQEAPPQPSDPDVVVTHRDAFTAVAGPFFGTTTEETVTGHADLLREMLGPAAAQSLRPDLYMVAVYENPGVPRRRNEIWFLRR; encoded by the exons ATGGCGTTGATTTCCTTGGACGACCTGGAGGGATTGGACGAAGACGAGGATGTCGACGCCGAGGAGGCTCAGccaatggaggaggaggaggaagcggAGGATGGCCTGCTCGCTCATTGGCGGGCCGTGGGCCGAACGCATCAGGTCTCGGTGCCAGCGG AAATGAGAGGCCCCATCCACGAAATGGCGCACAATAACCAGCAGAGGGAGCCCGTCCCCTTCGTGCCGCTCTCTCGCCAGGAGAAG ATGGGCGAGCTGATGTGGGAGGAGCGCTCGTACCCGGCGGGCAAGTGGGCGTGCGTCAGTTACGCCGAGGAGTTTTACGAGCAGAGCATCTCCCAGAGTTTCATGAAGCTGATGAGATTCATCTGCAAGGAGAACTCGCATG GTCACCACTTGGGCATGACGGTCCCGGTGGTGAGCACGGTGACGGTGTCGTCGGACGGCCGCAGGTTGGACAAGAGCGTAATGACCGCCTTCTACCTGCCCGCCGGCCATCAGGAGGCGCCGCCGCAGCCCAGCGACCCCGACGTGGTGGTGACTCACCGAGACGCCTTCACCGCGGTGGCCGG GCCCTTCTTCGGGACCACCACCGAGGAGACGGTGACGGGGCACGCCGACCTCCTGCGGGAGATGCTGGGCCCGGCGGCGGCGCAGAGCCTGCGCCCCGACCTCTACATGGTGGCCGTCTACGAGAACCCGGGCGTCCCGCGCCGACGCAACGAGATCTGGTTCCTGCGCCGCTGA
- the tmem178a gene encoding transmembrane protein 178A: protein MAAEKKRIGARAGVVGSGGSGSGGGDALSEMRARPRASFSLSFSSSSAAAPPSSSPPHGSLSSRAASGASLALSALSLLLLATAIGSDHWYETDTRRHRDNCERQGADSNGQQNRDMPIYHLPLLDTGARDVALMKPVHVGSREDELLENWRAILGMGILETECGRPLFSTHAGLWRKCYFAGLDPDIDKLVDRGIAERCTAVKYHFSQPIRLRNIPLNLTRSIQQDEWHLLHLRRITAGFLGMAAAVLLCGSIVTGVGFFWEGSLTRHVAGLLFFMAGIFCAISLCTYASSVTYDLSRKPPFIYGLPDDVDHGYGWSVGLAWASLSLSVACGCLGAAFPLPGLSGRRRDKAAVAAGVSAV from the exons ATGGCCGCTGAGAAGAAAAGGATCGGCGCGCGCGCCGGCGTGGTCGGCAGTGGCGGCagtggcagcggcggcggcgacgcccTAAGCGAGATGCGGGCGCGTCCGCGAGCCTCCTTCTCCCTGTCTTTCTCCTCCTCGTCTgcggcggcgccgccgtcgTCCTCGCCGCCGCATGGCTCCCTCTCCTCCCGGGCGGCGTCGGGGGCCAGCCTGGCCCTGAGCGCGCTttcgctgctgctgctggccaCGGCCATCGGCAGCGACCACTGGTACGAGACGGACACGCGACGCCACCGGGACAACTGCGAGCGTCAGGGCGCCGACTCCAACGGGCAGCAGAACCGCGACATGCCCATCTACCACCTGCCGCTGCTGGACACGGGCGCGCGCGACGTGGCGCTGATGAAGCCCGTGCACGTGGGCAGCCGCGAGGACGAGCTGCTGGAGAACTGGCGCGCCATCCTGGGCATGGGCATCCTGGAGACGGAGTGCGGACGCCCGCTCTTCTCCACGCACGCCGGCCTGTGGAGGAAGTGCTACTTTGCCGGCCTGGACCCGGACATCGACAAGCTGGTGGACAGAG GTATCGCGGAGCGCTGCACGGCCGTCAAGTATCACTTTTCGCAGCCCATCCGATTGAGGAACATCCCCCTCAACCTCACCAGAAGCATACAGCAAGACGAATGGCACCTGCTAC ACCTGCGACGCATCACGGCCGGCTTTTTGGGCATGGCCGCCGCCGTCCTGCTGTGCGGGAGCATCGTCACCggcgtgggtttcttctgggAGGGAAGCCTGACCAGACACGTGGCGGGTCTCCTCTTCTTCATGGCAG GAATTTTCTGCGCCATTTCGCTGTGCACCTACGCCTCCAGCGTGACCTACGACCTCTCCAGGAAGCCCCCCTTCATCTACGGCCTCCCCGACGACGTGGACCACGGCTACGGCTGGTCGGTGGGGCTGGCGTGGGCCAGCCTGTCCCTCAGCGTGGCGTGCGGCTGCCTGGGGGCCGCCTTCCCCCTGCCCGGCCTCTCGGGGCGCCGGCGCGACAAAGCCGCCGTTGCCGCCGGCGTCTCGGCCGTCTGA
- the gemin6 gene encoding gem-associated protein 6: MASGYSGDDSAVAPAVAPAVAPALASGGGCDDWPSLGPLRWSAYVNNELRVTASGKVFGGWLLTVDPVSASLVLVTLGATEHEPNGLCVVMGAAVRRVEKIRQADRAAARRLGRLFASSATASACDGADPGRWADPGRRADPERRAALRRWLEGQRVPVEERGDGLLVAGALLVTPPYGPDDCDCGSGNPVVLGRMRKLLEGFYAREDSPPSPTSVK; this comes from the exons ATGGCTAGTGGCTACTCCGGAGACGACTCGGCCGTCGCGCCGGCCGTCGCGCCGGCCGTCGCGCCGGCTTTGGCTAGCGGCGGCGGCTGCGACGACTGGCCCAGCTTGGGTCCTCTGCGATGGAGCGCTTACGTCAACAACGAGCTGCGAGTGACGGCGTCGGGGAAAGTGTTCGGAGGCTGGCTGCTCACGGTCGACCCCGTGTCCGCCAG CCTGGTCCTGGTCACCTTGGGCGCCACGGAGCACGAGCCCAACGGCCTCTGCGTGGTGATGGGCGCTGCGGTGCGGCGCGTGGAGAAAATCCGGCAGGCGGACAGGGCCGCGGCCCGGCGCCTGGGCCGCCTCTTTGCCTCCTCGGCCACGGCGTCGGCGTGCGACGGGGCTGACCCCGGGCGGTGGGCTGACCCCGGGCGGCGGGCTGACCCCGAGCGGCGAGCCGCCCTCCGCCGCTGGCTGGAGGGCCAGCGCGTCCCCGTGGAGGAGCGCGGCGACGGACTGCTGGTGGCCGGCGCCCTGCTGGTGACGCCACCGTACGGGCCGGACGACTGCGACTGCGGCAGCGGCAACCCCGTGGTCTTGGGCAGGATGCGGAAGCTGCTGGAAGGATTCTACGCCCGGGAAGACTCTCCTCCCTCGCCCACATCTGTCAAATAA
- the ero1b gene encoding ERO1-like protein beta, giving the protein MLRRMIVKTSASLLLAILLSNLALAWFQLNKPSVAAEDVQSCFCHLTGVLDDCFCDVESIDVFNNFKIYPRIKKLSERDYFRYYKVNLKRACPFWPDDGQCAIRDCQVEPCPESRVPEGIKSGNYNKYSQAANRPAVRPAGQPAGQPAGQPVECQQAQELGAINNTLSNQSKEAFADWARHDDAQDHFCEPDDESSPDAEYVDLQLNPERYTGYKGPSAWRVWNSIYEENCFKPRSVYRPLNPLAPSRGDDGESFYNWLEGLCLEKRVFYRLISGLHSSINIHLCAEYLLEEAWGRPAWGPNPEEFRSRFDTAETKGEGARRLKNLYFLYLMELRALYKVAAYFERAVVDLYTGNGPEDADTKELLLEVFQEIKMFPMHFDEKSMFAGREKEAQSLKEEFRLHFKNISRIMDCVGCSKCRLWGKLQTQGLGTALKILFSEKQIKKLPEHSPSKGFQLTRQEVVALINGFARLSTSIHQLHNFRLLLKDGT; this is encoded by the exons ATGCTGCGGAGAATGATTGTGAAGACGTCGGCTTCCCTTCTCTTGGCCATCTTGCTAAGCAACTTAGCCCTGGCGTGGTTTCAGCTCAACAAGCCTTCCGTGGCGGCAGAAGACGTGCAGAGCTGCTTCTGCCAT CTGACGGGCGTGCTGGACGACTGCTTCTGCGACGTGGAGAGCATCGACGTCTTCAACAACTTCAAGATATACCCTCGCATTAAGAAGCTGTCCGAGAGGGACTACTTCCGCTACTACAAG GTCAACCTGAAGCGAGCGTGTCCCTTCTGGCCAGACGACGGCCAATGCGCCATCAGAGACTGCCAGGTGGAGCCCTGTCCGGAG AGTCGAGTCCCTGAGGGCATCAAGTCGGGCAACTACAACAAG TATTCGCAGGCCGCCAACCGGCCCGCCGTCCGGCCCGCCGGCCAACCCGCCGGCCAACCCGCCGGACAACCCGTCGAGTGTCAGCAGGCGCAGGAGCTGGGAGCCATCAACAACACGCTCAG CAATCAGAGCAAAGAGGCGTTTGCAGACTGGGCCAGACACGATGACGCTCAGGATCATTTCTGCGAACCAGACG aCGAGTCGTCGCCGGACGCCGAGTACGTGGACCTTCAGCTCAACCCCGAGCGCTACACGGGATACAAAGGGCCGTCGGCTTGGAGGGTCTGGAACAGCATCTACGAGGAAAACTGCTTCAA GCCCCGGTCCGTCTACCGACCTTTGAACCCTCTGGCCCCCAGCAGAG GCGACGACG GCGAGAGCTTCTACAACTGGCTGGAAG GGTTGTGTTTGGAGAAGCGGGTTTTCTATCGGCTCATCTCGGGCCTTCACAGCAGCATCAACATCCACCTGTGCGCCGAGTACCTGTTGGAAG AGGCCTGGGGCCGGCCGGCGTGGGGACCCAACCCCGAGGAATTCCGTTCCCGCTTCGACACGGCCGAGACCAAGGGCGAGGGGGCGCGGCGCCTGAAGAACTTGTACTTCCTCTACCTGATGGAGCTGCGCGCCCTCTACAAAGTGGCGGCCTACTTTGAGCGCGCCGTGGTGGACCTTTACACGGGCAACGGCCCGGAGGACGCCGACACCAAAGAGCTGCTGCTGGAAGTCTTCCAAGAGATCAA AATGTTCCCCATGCACTTTGACGAGAAGTCCATGTTCGCCGGACGCGAGAAGGAAGCCCAGAGCCTCAag GAAGAGTTCCGTCTTCACTTCAAGAACATCAGCAGGATCATGGATTGCGTGGGCTGCAGCAAATGTCGACTTTGGGGCAAGCTGCAG ACTCAGGGGCTCGGCACGGCGCTGAAGATCTTGTTCTCGGAGAAGCAGATCAAGAAGCTTCCGGAGCACTCGCCCTCTAAAGGCTTCCAGCTGACGCGCCAGGAAGTGGTGGCCCTGATCAACGGATTTGCCAG GTTGTCCACCAGCATCCATCAGCTGCACAACTTCCGCCTGCTGCTTAAAGATGGCACGTGa
- the tbce gene encoding tubulin-specific chaperone E isoform X2 → MAAEVPEDALGRRISCGDDRATVRFVGAVPPTEVCGGPDGYVSSFQNLHPSSPWRRLGLGPSPPLHSTGVWLGVEWDDPSRGKHDGCHQGVRYFACGHPSGGSFVRPAKASFGSDFLSAVRRRYGEDGAAALDEQINISSKTLEWTDVKERSLESLSVVLLEKCLVNGPGADGDVLRTTPNVRWLNLSASLLVSWDQVVAVARQLEHLEALQLSFNRLSLPSESASRRGAFGNLRALTLIGCRLTWTQILECAPMWPKLEELIVEDNLISHLDRPPEGVFEELRCLDASKNAVEQDSLLNLAHLPRLEHLILSDAALSDIRFPDAAAGAETSAFASLEKLNLNCNAISEWGVMDELAKLPSLRQLWCRGNHLVSDDRNPKTANQMLVAKLPHLCVLNGSQVSPQERRGAERDYLKMFGEEWMRSEARSPSRREFARRHPRYAGLVEKHGAPEEGELKKPRPFALKNQLLKITFVFADETSRPPLVKKLPVTMEIGKVKGLLARILRVPAGDLKLSYTSAKVVGPEYEMGGDLKTLFFYDVEDGDTVVVRRQ, encoded by the exons ATGGCGGCGGAAGTCCCGGAGGACGCCCTGGGGAGGCGGATTTCGTGTGGCGATGACCGGGCCACGGTCCGCTTCGTTGGCGCCGTGCCGCCCACCGAAG TGTGTGGCGGCCCTGATGGCTACGTCTCCTCCTTCCAAAACCTCCATCCTTCGTCACCGTGGCGACGCCTGGGTTTGGGTCCCTCGCCTCCTCTCCACTCCACAGGCGTGTGGCTGGGCGTGGAGTGGGACGACCCAAGCAGAGGGAAGCACGACGGCTGTCACCAAGGCGTGCGCTACTTCGCCTGCGG GCACCCGAGCGGCGGCTCCTTCGTGCGTCCGGCCAAGGCCAGCTTCGGCTCCGATTTCCTCTCGGCGGTGCGGCGCAGGTACGGCGAAGACGGGGCGGCGGCGTTGGACGAGCAGATCAACATCTCCAGCAAAACTCTGGAGTGGACTGACGTCAAGGAGCGCAG TCTGGAAAGCCTCTCCGTGGTCCTGCTGGAGAAATGCCTGGTGAACGGGCCGGGAGCGGACGGAGACGTCCTCCGGACCACGCCCA ACGTGCGCTGGTTGAACCTGAGCGCTTCGCTGCTGGTCAGCTGGGACCAGGTGGTCGCCGTGGCTCGCCAGCTGGAGCATTTGGAGGCTCTCCAGCTCAG TTTCAACAGACTGAGTTTGCCCTCGGAGAGCGCGTCGCGGCGGGGAGCTTTCGGCAACCTCCGGGCCCTGACTCTCATCGGCTGCCGCCTGACGTGGACGCAG ATCCTGGAGTGCGCCCCCATGTGGCCCAAGCTGGAGGAGCTCATCGTGGAGGACAACCTCATCAGCCACTTGGACAG GCCCCCCGAAGGGGTCTTTGAAGAGCTCAGGTGCCTGGACGCGTCCAAGAACGCCGTGGAGCAGGACAGCCTGCTCAACCTGGCCCACCTGCCGAG GCTGGAGCACCTGATCCTGAGCGACGCCGCCTTGTCCGACATCCGCTTCCCCGATGCGGCGGCAG GAGCGGAGACGTCGGCGTTCGCCTCGCTGGAGAAACTCAACTTGAACTGCAACGCCATCTCCGAG TGGGGCGTGATGGACGAGCTGGCCAAGCTGCCGTCCCTGCGCCAGCTTTGGTGTCGCGGGAACCACCTGGTCAGCGACGACCGCAACCCCAAGACGGCCAATCAGATGCTGGTGGCCAAACTGCCCCACCTGTGCGTCCTCAACGGCAGCCAG GTGAGCCCGCAGGAGCGGCGGGGCGCCGAACGCGACTACCTGAAGATGTTTGGAGAGGAATGGATGCGCTCCGAGGCGCGGAGCCCGTCCCGTCGGGAGTTTGCCCGTCGCCATCCCCGTTACGCCGGGCTGGTGGAAA AGCACGGCGCTCCGGAAGAAGGCGAGCTGAAAAAGCCTCGGCCCTTTGCTCTTAAAAATCAGCTGTTGa AGATCACCTTTGTGTTTGCGGACGAGACGTCTCGACCGCCGCTGGTGAAGAAGCTTCCGG TCACCATGGAGATCGGCAAGGTCAAGGGCCTCCTGGCCAGGATCCTGCGGGTCCCCGCCGGTGACCTCAAGCTGAGCTACACCAGCGCCAAG GTGGTCGGGCCAGAGTACGAGATGGGCGGCGACCTCAAGACCCTGTTTTTTTACGACGTGGAGGACGGCGACACCGTTGTGGTGCGCCGACAATAA
- the tbce gene encoding tubulin-specific chaperone E isoform X4, which yields MAAEVPEDALGRRISCGDDRATVRFVGAVPPTEGVWLGVEWDDPSRGKHDGCHQGVRYFACGHPSGGSFVRPAKASFGSDFLSAVRRRYGEDGAAALDEQINISSKTLEWTDVKERSLESLSVVLLEKCLVNGPGADGDVLRTTPNVRWLNLSASLLVSWDQVVAVARQLEHLEALQLSFNRLSLPSESASRRGAFGNLRALTLIGCRLTWTQILECAPMWPKLEELIVEDNLISHLDRPPEGVFEELRCLDASKNAVEQDSLLNLAHLPRLEHLILSDAALSDIRFPDAAAGAETSAFASLEKLNLNCNAISEWGVMDELAKLPSLRQLWCRGNHLVSDDRNPKTANQMLVAKLPHLCVLNGSQVSPQERRGAERDYLKMFGEEWMRSEARSPSRREFARRHPRYAGLVEKHGAPEEGELKKPRPFALKNQLLKITFVFADETSRPPLVKKLPVTMEIGKVKGLLARILRVPAGDLKLSYTSAKVVGPEYEMGGDLKTLFFYDVEDGDTVVVRRQ from the exons ATGGCGGCGGAAGTCCCGGAGGACGCCCTGGGGAGGCGGATTTCGTGTGGCGATGACCGGGCCACGGTCCGCTTCGTTGGCGCCGTGCCGCCCACCGAAG GCGTGTGGCTGGGCGTGGAGTGGGACGACCCAAGCAGAGGGAAGCACGACGGCTGTCACCAAGGCGTGCGCTACTTCGCCTGCGG GCACCCGAGCGGCGGCTCCTTCGTGCGTCCGGCCAAGGCCAGCTTCGGCTCCGATTTCCTCTCGGCGGTGCGGCGCAGGTACGGCGAAGACGGGGCGGCGGCGTTGGACGAGCAGATCAACATCTCCAGCAAAACTCTGGAGTGGACTGACGTCAAGGAGCGCAG TCTGGAAAGCCTCTCCGTGGTCCTGCTGGAGAAATGCCTGGTGAACGGGCCGGGAGCGGACGGAGACGTCCTCCGGACCACGCCCA ACGTGCGCTGGTTGAACCTGAGCGCTTCGCTGCTGGTCAGCTGGGACCAGGTGGTCGCCGTGGCTCGCCAGCTGGAGCATTTGGAGGCTCTCCAGCTCAG TTTCAACAGACTGAGTTTGCCCTCGGAGAGCGCGTCGCGGCGGGGAGCTTTCGGCAACCTCCGGGCCCTGACTCTCATCGGCTGCCGCCTGACGTGGACGCAG ATCCTGGAGTGCGCCCCCATGTGGCCCAAGCTGGAGGAGCTCATCGTGGAGGACAACCTCATCAGCCACTTGGACAG GCCCCCCGAAGGGGTCTTTGAAGAGCTCAGGTGCCTGGACGCGTCCAAGAACGCCGTGGAGCAGGACAGCCTGCTCAACCTGGCCCACCTGCCGAG GCTGGAGCACCTGATCCTGAGCGACGCCGCCTTGTCCGACATCCGCTTCCCCGATGCGGCGGCAG GAGCGGAGACGTCGGCGTTCGCCTCGCTGGAGAAACTCAACTTGAACTGCAACGCCATCTCCGAG TGGGGCGTGATGGACGAGCTGGCCAAGCTGCCGTCCCTGCGCCAGCTTTGGTGTCGCGGGAACCACCTGGTCAGCGACGACCGCAACCCCAAGACGGCCAATCAGATGCTGGTGGCCAAACTGCCCCACCTGTGCGTCCTCAACGGCAGCCAG GTGAGCCCGCAGGAGCGGCGGGGCGCCGAACGCGACTACCTGAAGATGTTTGGAGAGGAATGGATGCGCTCCGAGGCGCGGAGCCCGTCCCGTCGGGAGTTTGCCCGTCGCCATCCCCGTTACGCCGGGCTGGTGGAAA AGCACGGCGCTCCGGAAGAAGGCGAGCTGAAAAAGCCTCGGCCCTTTGCTCTTAAAAATCAGCTGTTGa AGATCACCTTTGTGTTTGCGGACGAGACGTCTCGACCGCCGCTGGTGAAGAAGCTTCCGG TCACCATGGAGATCGGCAAGGTCAAGGGCCTCCTGGCCAGGATCCTGCGGGTCCCCGCCGGTGACCTCAAGCTGAGCTACACCAGCGCCAAG GTGGTCGGGCCAGAGTACGAGATGGGCGGCGACCTCAAGACCCTGTTTTTTTACGACGTGGAGGACGGCGACACCGTTGTGGTGCGCCGACAATAA
- the tbce gene encoding tubulin-specific chaperone E isoform X1 translates to MLACWPSPACQIGDARWRRMAAEVPEDALGRRISCGDDRATVRFVGAVPPTEVCGGPDGYVSSFQNLHPSSPWRRLGLGPSPPLHSTGVWLGVEWDDPSRGKHDGCHQGVRYFACGHPSGGSFVRPAKASFGSDFLSAVRRRYGEDGAAALDEQINISSKTLEWTDVKERSLESLSVVLLEKCLVNGPGADGDVLRTTPNVRWLNLSASLLVSWDQVVAVARQLEHLEALQLSFNRLSLPSESASRRGAFGNLRALTLIGCRLTWTQILECAPMWPKLEELIVEDNLISHLDRPPEGVFEELRCLDASKNAVEQDSLLNLAHLPRLEHLILSDAALSDIRFPDAAAGAETSAFASLEKLNLNCNAISEWGVMDELAKLPSLRQLWCRGNHLVSDDRNPKTANQMLVAKLPHLCVLNGSQVSPQERRGAERDYLKMFGEEWMRSEARSPSRREFARRHPRYAGLVEKHGAPEEGELKKPRPFALKNQLLKITFVFADETSRPPLVKKLPVTMEIGKVKGLLARILRVPAGDLKLSYTSAKVVGPEYEMGGDLKTLFFYDVEDGDTVVVRRQ, encoded by the exons atgttagcatgttggccGTCCCCAGCTTGCCAGATTGGAGACGCGCGTTGGAGGCGGATGGCGGCGGAAGTCCCGGAGGACGCCCTGGGGAGGCGGATTTCGTGTGGCGATGACCGGGCCACGGTCCGCTTCGTTGGCGCCGTGCCGCCCACCGAAG TGTGTGGCGGCCCTGATGGCTACGTCTCCTCCTTCCAAAACCTCCATCCTTCGTCACCGTGGCGACGCCTGGGTTTGGGTCCCTCGCCTCCTCTCCACTCCACAGGCGTGTGGCTGGGCGTGGAGTGGGACGACCCAAGCAGAGGGAAGCACGACGGCTGTCACCAAGGCGTGCGCTACTTCGCCTGCGG GCACCCGAGCGGCGGCTCCTTCGTGCGTCCGGCCAAGGCCAGCTTCGGCTCCGATTTCCTCTCGGCGGTGCGGCGCAGGTACGGCGAAGACGGGGCGGCGGCGTTGGACGAGCAGATCAACATCTCCAGCAAAACTCTGGAGTGGACTGACGTCAAGGAGCGCAG TCTGGAAAGCCTCTCCGTGGTCCTGCTGGAGAAATGCCTGGTGAACGGGCCGGGAGCGGACGGAGACGTCCTCCGGACCACGCCCA ACGTGCGCTGGTTGAACCTGAGCGCTTCGCTGCTGGTCAGCTGGGACCAGGTGGTCGCCGTGGCTCGCCAGCTGGAGCATTTGGAGGCTCTCCAGCTCAG TTTCAACAGACTGAGTTTGCCCTCGGAGAGCGCGTCGCGGCGGGGAGCTTTCGGCAACCTCCGGGCCCTGACTCTCATCGGCTGCCGCCTGACGTGGACGCAG ATCCTGGAGTGCGCCCCCATGTGGCCCAAGCTGGAGGAGCTCATCGTGGAGGACAACCTCATCAGCCACTTGGACAG GCCCCCCGAAGGGGTCTTTGAAGAGCTCAGGTGCCTGGACGCGTCCAAGAACGCCGTGGAGCAGGACAGCCTGCTCAACCTGGCCCACCTGCCGAG GCTGGAGCACCTGATCCTGAGCGACGCCGCCTTGTCCGACATCCGCTTCCCCGATGCGGCGGCAG GAGCGGAGACGTCGGCGTTCGCCTCGCTGGAGAAACTCAACTTGAACTGCAACGCCATCTCCGAG TGGGGCGTGATGGACGAGCTGGCCAAGCTGCCGTCCCTGCGCCAGCTTTGGTGTCGCGGGAACCACCTGGTCAGCGACGACCGCAACCCCAAGACGGCCAATCAGATGCTGGTGGCCAAACTGCCCCACCTGTGCGTCCTCAACGGCAGCCAG GTGAGCCCGCAGGAGCGGCGGGGCGCCGAACGCGACTACCTGAAGATGTTTGGAGAGGAATGGATGCGCTCCGAGGCGCGGAGCCCGTCCCGTCGGGAGTTTGCCCGTCGCCATCCCCGTTACGCCGGGCTGGTGGAAA AGCACGGCGCTCCGGAAGAAGGCGAGCTGAAAAAGCCTCGGCCCTTTGCTCTTAAAAATCAGCTGTTGa AGATCACCTTTGTGTTTGCGGACGAGACGTCTCGACCGCCGCTGGTGAAGAAGCTTCCGG TCACCATGGAGATCGGCAAGGTCAAGGGCCTCCTGGCCAGGATCCTGCGGGTCCCCGCCGGTGACCTCAAGCTGAGCTACACCAGCGCCAAG GTGGTCGGGCCAGAGTACGAGATGGGCGGCGACCTCAAGACCCTGTTTTTTTACGACGTGGAGGACGGCGACACCGTTGTGGTGCGCCGACAATAA
- the tbce gene encoding tubulin-specific chaperone E isoform X3 has protein sequence MLACWPSPACQIGDARWRRMAAEVPEDALGRRISCGDDRATVRFVGAVPPTEGVWLGVEWDDPSRGKHDGCHQGVRYFACGHPSGGSFVRPAKASFGSDFLSAVRRRYGEDGAAALDEQINISSKTLEWTDVKERSLESLSVVLLEKCLVNGPGADGDVLRTTPNVRWLNLSASLLVSWDQVVAVARQLEHLEALQLSFNRLSLPSESASRRGAFGNLRALTLIGCRLTWTQILECAPMWPKLEELIVEDNLISHLDRPPEGVFEELRCLDASKNAVEQDSLLNLAHLPRLEHLILSDAALSDIRFPDAAAGAETSAFASLEKLNLNCNAISEWGVMDELAKLPSLRQLWCRGNHLVSDDRNPKTANQMLVAKLPHLCVLNGSQVSPQERRGAERDYLKMFGEEWMRSEARSPSRREFARRHPRYAGLVEKHGAPEEGELKKPRPFALKNQLLKITFVFADETSRPPLVKKLPVTMEIGKVKGLLARILRVPAGDLKLSYTSAKVVGPEYEMGGDLKTLFFYDVEDGDTVVVRRQ, from the exons atgttagcatgttggccGTCCCCAGCTTGCCAGATTGGAGACGCGCGTTGGAGGCGGATGGCGGCGGAAGTCCCGGAGGACGCCCTGGGGAGGCGGATTTCGTGTGGCGATGACCGGGCCACGGTCCGCTTCGTTGGCGCCGTGCCGCCCACCGAAG GCGTGTGGCTGGGCGTGGAGTGGGACGACCCAAGCAGAGGGAAGCACGACGGCTGTCACCAAGGCGTGCGCTACTTCGCCTGCGG GCACCCGAGCGGCGGCTCCTTCGTGCGTCCGGCCAAGGCCAGCTTCGGCTCCGATTTCCTCTCGGCGGTGCGGCGCAGGTACGGCGAAGACGGGGCGGCGGCGTTGGACGAGCAGATCAACATCTCCAGCAAAACTCTGGAGTGGACTGACGTCAAGGAGCGCAG TCTGGAAAGCCTCTCCGTGGTCCTGCTGGAGAAATGCCTGGTGAACGGGCCGGGAGCGGACGGAGACGTCCTCCGGACCACGCCCA ACGTGCGCTGGTTGAACCTGAGCGCTTCGCTGCTGGTCAGCTGGGACCAGGTGGTCGCCGTGGCTCGCCAGCTGGAGCATTTGGAGGCTCTCCAGCTCAG TTTCAACAGACTGAGTTTGCCCTCGGAGAGCGCGTCGCGGCGGGGAGCTTTCGGCAACCTCCGGGCCCTGACTCTCATCGGCTGCCGCCTGACGTGGACGCAG ATCCTGGAGTGCGCCCCCATGTGGCCCAAGCTGGAGGAGCTCATCGTGGAGGACAACCTCATCAGCCACTTGGACAG GCCCCCCGAAGGGGTCTTTGAAGAGCTCAGGTGCCTGGACGCGTCCAAGAACGCCGTGGAGCAGGACAGCCTGCTCAACCTGGCCCACCTGCCGAG GCTGGAGCACCTGATCCTGAGCGACGCCGCCTTGTCCGACATCCGCTTCCCCGATGCGGCGGCAG GAGCGGAGACGTCGGCGTTCGCCTCGCTGGAGAAACTCAACTTGAACTGCAACGCCATCTCCGAG TGGGGCGTGATGGACGAGCTGGCCAAGCTGCCGTCCCTGCGCCAGCTTTGGTGTCGCGGGAACCACCTGGTCAGCGACGACCGCAACCCCAAGACGGCCAATCAGATGCTGGTGGCCAAACTGCCCCACCTGTGCGTCCTCAACGGCAGCCAG GTGAGCCCGCAGGAGCGGCGGGGCGCCGAACGCGACTACCTGAAGATGTTTGGAGAGGAATGGATGCGCTCCGAGGCGCGGAGCCCGTCCCGTCGGGAGTTTGCCCGTCGCCATCCCCGTTACGCCGGGCTGGTGGAAA AGCACGGCGCTCCGGAAGAAGGCGAGCTGAAAAAGCCTCGGCCCTTTGCTCTTAAAAATCAGCTGTTGa AGATCACCTTTGTGTTTGCGGACGAGACGTCTCGACCGCCGCTGGTGAAGAAGCTTCCGG TCACCATGGAGATCGGCAAGGTCAAGGGCCTCCTGGCCAGGATCCTGCGGGTCCCCGCCGGTGACCTCAAGCTGAGCTACACCAGCGCCAAG GTGGTCGGGCCAGAGTACGAGATGGGCGGCGACCTCAAGACCCTGTTTTTTTACGACGTGGAGGACGGCGACACCGTTGTGGTGCGCCGACAATAA